One window of the Candidatus Phycorickettsia trachydisci genome contains the following:
- a CDS encoding ribonucleotide-diphosphate reductase subunit beta codes for MSLASSPSLLQASIAYKPFNYPWAYEAWLAQQRIHWIPEEVNMADDIKDWKYNLTNEERHLLTQIFRFFTQMDIDVNNCYMKKYSRIFQPIEVNMMLAAFSNMETIHIDGYSKLIETVGMPEIEYQAFLQYKAMKDKHDYMQNFDVDSKEGIALTLAAFGAFTEGLQLFASFAILLNFPRFNKMKGMGQIVTWSVRDETLHVVSMVKLFKTFLNENPEVWNEKLQSRLYEICENIVRFEDAFIDLAFELGNIHGLTPREVKQYIRYIADRRLLQLGLKEMYLITENPLPWFDEILHGIEHTNFFENRVTEYARAATKGTWEEVFQAQIDGRADDLMQPTLEIISDDKRP; via the coding sequence ATGTCATTAGCATCATCACCTTCATTATTACAAGCAAGCATAGCTTACAAGCCTTTCAATTATCCATGGGCATATGAAGCATGGCTAGCCCAGCAAAGAATCCATTGGATTCCCGAAGAGGTTAATATGGCCGATGATATCAAAGATTGGAAATACAACCTTACAAATGAAGAAAGGCATCTTTTAACCCAAATCTTCAGGTTCTTTACTCAAATGGACATTGATGTAAATAACTGCTATATGAAGAAGTATTCAAGAATATTTCAGCCAATCGAAGTTAACATGATGCTTGCAGCATTTTCGAATATGGAGACTATTCATATTGATGGATACTCTAAGCTGATTGAGACTGTTGGAATGCCAGAAATTGAATATCAAGCTTTCTTGCAATACAAAGCAATGAAAGATAAGCACGACTACATGCAGAATTTTGATGTTGATTCCAAGGAGGGAATTGCCCTTACCTTAGCAGCATTTGGAGCATTTACAGAAGGTTTGCAATTATTTGCATCCTTTGCTATTTTGCTTAACTTCCCAAGATTCAACAAAATGAAAGGCATGGGACAAATCGTAACTTGGTCAGTTCGCGATGAAACCTTGCACGTTGTCTCCATGGTCAAGTTATTCAAAACCTTCTTAAATGAGAACCCCGAAGTTTGGAATGAGAAGCTCCAAAGCCGTCTATATGAGATATGCGAAAACATAGTGAGGTTTGAAGATGCTTTCATTGATCTTGCTTTCGAATTAGGGAATATACATGGACTAACCCCACGAGAAGTAAAGCAATATATTAGATATATCGCCGATAGAAGACTGCTGCAACTGGGGCTAAAGGAAATGTATTTAATAACCGAAAATCCTTTACCTTGGTTTGATGAAATATTACACGGTATAGAACACACCAACTTCTTTGAAAATAGGGTTACTGAATATGCACGAGCTGCAACTAAAGGTACATGGGAAGAAGTATTCCAAGCTCAAATCGATGGTCGCGCTGACGATCTCATGCAACCTACTCTTGAAATCATTTCTGACGACAAGCGTCCATAG
- a CDS encoding ankyrin repeat domain-containing protein, with protein MIIDTLFTLARTQNLQEQQMLKDRVIQHTSEVEQEILSLKERGEDINPQDPNGFNLLYFIAAGLLGNNLLQYFEAHHIINAPGVPLLVSAATDNNLEMIHWLLQNGQNINVQDSDGETALHEAVRNGRVDIVQYLLENGANVNIRNERAETALCLAFLHVEDISLPIINLLVDHGFNLNAQIGYGNTALHEAVVHGQLETVRYLLNRGVDVNIRDNSQKNALLSFFNITDINRFGEREIFPNNVAINIINLLLEYGSDVESNVIDHALSPMVSSPVINETTKFTISLLLFANTNVPLSIHSRVHYYTDIDFLNGIFSVEGYDKEKIATGYNLYKALTRYGEVNQCQAALDAAVYINQNALNGSAHLLQLAIDIIKPHTSIRDIEQSNNIYLLRDNIIKCEELKELDIKLKELNIRLKGEINQNSPFYKFSSALNCVEEVKHATENRIATVFVKNLKLPELLDAQSLRAKLDKISLEPEEKILLNKKIADLSLQEIFEEGNLKLSECALLIKQIQAYGMKEVFNQGDLMSSVCSFLDPQSASDFSYTNKNPMETLITFPDQETSGNMKSFTIKQVDNKYLTSLHITIRNISSI; from the coding sequence ATGATAATTGATACATTATTCACACTTGCAAGAACCCAAAATTTACAGGAACAACAGATGCTAAAGGATAGGGTAATACAGCACACTTCAGAAGTTGAGCAAGAGATACTATCTCTAAAAGAGCGGGGAGAAGATATTAACCCTCAAGATCCAAATGGATTCAATCTTTTGTATTTTATAGCAGCTGGCCTATTAGGTAATAATTTGCTCCAGTATTTTGAGGCTCACCATATTATTAATGCCCCAGGCGTTCCATTATTAGTCTCAGCTGCTACGGATAATAATCTTGAGATGATACATTGGTTGCTACAAAACGGTCAAAATATTAATGTTCAAGACAGTGATGGTGAAACAGCTCTGCATGAAGCTGTAAGGAATGGTCGTGTTGATATAGTTCAATACCTTTTAGAAAATGGTGCTAACGTAAATATTAGAAATGAGCGAGCAGAAACGGCCTTATGTCTAGCTTTTCTTCATGTAGAAGATATATCGCTGCCAATAATCAATCTTTTGGTAGATCACGGTTTTAACCTCAACGCCCAAATCGGTTATGGAAATACAGCTCTGCATGAGGCTGTAGTTCACGGACAACTTGAAACAGTACGATATCTCTTAAACAGAGGTGTCGATGTTAATATTAGAGACAATAGCCAAAAAAACGCACTATTGTCTTTTTTTAATATTACTGATATAAACAGATTCGGAGAAAGAGAAATTTTTCCTAATAATGTTGCTATCAACATTATAAATCTTTTGTTGGAATATGGTAGCGACGTCGAATCGAATGTTATTGATCACGCCCTTTCCCCTATGGTTTCATCACCGGTCATAAACGAAACAACAAAATTTACGATATCTTTACTATTATTTGCTAATACAAATGTTCCCCTATCCATACATTCAAGGGTGCATTATTATACAGATATAGACTTTTTAAATGGCATTTTTTCCGTGGAAGGATACGACAAAGAAAAAATAGCCACTGGATATAATTTATATAAAGCTTTGACAAGATATGGTGAGGTTAATCAATGCCAAGCAGCTTTGGATGCGGCTGTATATATTAATCAAAATGCCTTGAATGGCTCTGCACACCTTTTACAGCTAGCGATTGATATTATTAAACCTCATACATCAATACGTGATATAGAACAAAGCAATAATATTTACCTTTTGCGTGACAATATTATTAAATGTGAAGAATTAAAAGAACTGGATATTAAGTTAAAAGAATTAAATATCAGATTAAAAGGTGAAATTAATCAAAATTCCCCTTTTTATAAATTCTCATCGGCTTTAAATTGTGTTGAAGAAGTAAAACATGCTACAGAAAACAGAATAGCAACAGTATTTGTAAAAAATCTTAAACTACCCGAACTACTTGATGCACAATCGTTGAGGGCAAAATTGGATAAAATTAGTTTAGAGCCGGAAGAAAAGATCTTGCTTAATAAAAAGATAGCTGATTTGAGCTTGCAAGAAATATTTGAAGAAGGAAATTTAAAACTTTCAGAATGTGCCTTGCTGATTAAACAAATACAAGCCTATGGTATGAAAGAGGTCTTTAATCAAGGAGATTTAATGAGTTCAGTATGTTCATTTCTAGATCCTCAAAGCGCGTCCGATTTCAGCTATACTAACAAAAATCCTATGGAGACTTTAATAACCTTTCCAGATCAAGAAACCTCAGGCAATATGAAGAGCTTCACAATCAAGCAAGTGGATAATAAATACTTAACCAGCTTACATATAACAATTCGCAACATATCAAGCATTTAA
- the rpmE gene encoding 50S ribosomal protein L31, with amino-acid sequence MKKDIHPQYKALTIDIKGRKYHTMSTYPAETLIMDIDYTTHPAWTGKGFTAANESNTAVSSFNKKFAGLNFGIK; translated from the coding sequence ATGAAAAAGGATATACACCCTCAATATAAAGCTTTAACAATTGATATTAAAGGTAGAAAGTACCATACAATGTCTACTTATCCTGCAGAAACTTTGATTATGGATATAGACTACACAACTCATCCAGCATGGACTGGTAAAGGGTTTACTGCTGCCAATGAATCTAATACTGCGGTAAGCAGCTTTAACAAAAAATTTGCTGGCTTAAACTTCGGTATTAAGTAA
- a CDS encoding ankyrin repeat domain-containing protein, producing the protein MWSYIYSFIYKLIPFEHIHPYKLAKAVNTGDVRQIKECLKQNYDVNKRFNPPLDWSYMHEATYSITNSITILRLLLDSGADMEVKDSQGRTPLFYAVIRGNIQTIEFLTNKGGNIHSKDNDGRTMLFYAIANREYKTAKYLLKLGALEANDSSLQVLTAEAQRYLSLLKNQHPDHPKIVQRLINLDDISNWLIAYGAGVMLEPSIARFISTHQLKMTLADCTDNQIIKFTSLANIIFESWKALEDHSMSFNPNFTESIADIICTVDLICDPSDYLNSSNEISCNNEFATQPVENSLEKFIENRLTNTRPILNIKQLFTFIDKQLQEAKSPKQVQHILNEIKQMSLSLNKLKSLDLTLQESLKRLADINTEFAIKKAQEVLGDKKAQYLTNQGKKAMSMALKYNLPDAALANVIAFSPHFFAIATASKNALPQICSKIFEDKLDEITNESYVMGEDVFTDNYDI; encoded by the coding sequence ATGTGGTCTTACATTTATAGTTTTATCTATAAGCTTATACCATTTGAACATATACATCCCTATAAACTAGCTAAGGCTGTCAATACTGGCGACGTTAGACAAATTAAAGAATGCTTAAAACAAAACTACGATGTAAATAAAAGATTTAACCCTCCTCTTGATTGGAGTTATATGCATGAAGCAACTTACTCAATCACAAATAGCATTACGATCCTTAGACTCTTACTCGATTCCGGCGCTGATATGGAAGTTAAAGATTCGCAGGGTCGCACCCCTTTATTTTATGCCGTAATACGTGGAAATATTCAAACAATAGAATTTTTGACTAATAAAGGAGGAAATATTCATAGCAAAGATAATGATGGACGAACCATGCTATTTTATGCAATAGCTAATAGAGAGTATAAAACAGCAAAATATTTACTAAAACTTGGGGCTTTAGAAGCAAACGATTCCTCTCTTCAAGTCCTAACAGCGGAAGCCCAGAGATATCTCTCTCTTTTAAAAAATCAACATCCTGATCATCCAAAAATTGTACAAAGGTTAATTAATTTAGATGACATATCAAACTGGTTAATAGCTTATGGAGCAGGGGTAATGTTAGAACCGTCGATAGCAAGATTTATAAGCACACATCAACTTAAAATGACCCTTGCTGATTGCACAGATAACCAGATTATAAAATTCACTTCTCTTGCAAACATCATATTTGAAAGTTGGAAAGCATTAGAGGATCATTCCATGAGTTTTAATCCAAATTTTACGGAAAGTATTGCTGATATCATTTGTACAGTTGATTTAATATGTGATCCCTCCGACTATTTAAATTCATCAAATGAAATATCATGTAACAATGAGTTTGCAACTCAGCCGGTAGAAAATTCTCTAGAGAAATTTATAGAAAATAGACTTACCAATACGCGCCCGATATTAAACATAAAGCAATTATTCACTTTTATTGATAAACAGCTACAAGAAGCAAAATCGCCTAAACAAGTTCAACATATTTTGAATGAAATAAAACAAATGTCCTTGAGTCTTAACAAATTAAAATCTTTAGATCTAACCTTACAAGAATCTTTAAAAAGGCTTGCAGATATCAATACAGAATTTGCAATCAAAAAAGCTCAAGAGGTTTTAGGCGATAAAAAAGCTCAGTATCTTACTAATCAAGGCAAAAAAGCCATGTCAATGGCGCTCAAATACAACTTACCAGATGCTGCTTTAGCAAATGTAATAGCTTTTTCACCTCATTTTTTTGCAATAGCCACCGCTTCAAAGAATGCGCTACCTCAAATCTGTTCCAAAATATTTGAAGATAAGCTTGATGAAATTACAAATGAATCATATGTTATGGGAGAAGATGTATTTACAGATAATTATGATATATAA
- the rpmB gene encoding 50S ribosomal protein L28 — protein sequence MSVCDLTGKKAAFGNMVSHSQRKTRRKFMANMQSKTFVSSALQSKIRLSVSSSAIKTIDKSGGLDEYLLKASNDVLSPKAKTLKSKIKDKMAAL from the coding sequence ATGAGTGTTTGCGATTTAACAGGTAAAAAAGCTGCTTTTGGCAATATGGTTTCTCATTCTCAAAGAAAAACGCGTAGAAAATTCATGGCTAATATGCAAAGCAAAACTTTTGTTAGCTCAGCTTTACAATCTAAAATTAGATTATCTGTTTCTTCATCGGCCATAAAAACTATAGATAAAAGTGGCGGCTTAGATGAATATTTATTAAAAGCTTCAAACGATGTTTTATCGCCAAAAGCTAAGACTCTTAAAAGTAAAATAAAAGATAAAATGGCAGCATTATGA
- a CDS encoding YraN family protein, whose protein sequence is MGITPYKFGLLGEFLTSILYRLKFYKILARRFKTKYGEIDIICVRANTLVFIEVKSRKQDYDDVLCFKNQQQRIVRAAQYFIYKNPAYNNYNYRFDLVLIKPYSWPISLENFIVI, encoded by the coding sequence ATGGGTATAACGCCTTATAAATTCGGTCTTCTAGGGGAATTTTTGACATCGATTTTATATCGATTGAAATTTTATAAGATTTTAGCTCGTAGATTTAAAACCAAATATGGTGAGATTGATATTATTTGCGTCAGGGCTAATACTCTTGTTTTTATTGAAGTAAAATCTCGAAAGCAGGATTACGATGATGTCTTGTGTTTTAAAAATCAACAACAAAGGATCGTGAGAGCTGCTCAGTATTTTATTTATAAAAACCCTGCTTATAATAACTATAATTATAGATTTGATTTAGTCTTGATTAAGCCTTATTCTTGGCCTATATCCTTGGAAAATTTTATAGTCATTTAA